The following proteins come from a genomic window of Finegoldia magna ATCC 29328:
- a CDS encoding InlB B-repeat-containing protein — translation MRHSIRKEIRRFLCFLMTFIMILTSMPVHLLAANGNHDNLSNNRSEIINNKTPVKVAKPEEGKTAADLIENPKQQAIYTLRKEYKVQKGDKYEINYQPYIASVGEAASPEEKAKVKKEITLPDLAGYDKSHLDDTFTITYDTVKNAANGKNETGDKTNGLKYSADEDFRYKAKSNSIKIKHLFQDMKDFTKYTNPGGEDKPEKITTQNGNTGSTMEVSPLNENDRRGFVPESDFITMRVPEDATDFMLEYRYNRAHYNVDFDTMGGTALPTRTYYYDQEIPKIEKENIPTKEGCVFKGWMPSHEIKDKDGKNYPKGQIINKADGKPALDLDVHLKMPALLLGTDIKSRERLKFTAVWEDKKKADYAIQFWAEKADHADGASLQDKYDYMSTRVYKDKDTGMRPELDKEPVNGLKFPDLDQARLNKIWAGTKFNRGHDLFLNKFYVYNKDLTADQNKDPANVNLVKSVDATGKTVYNIYYDRQVYDLYFTKSNAQPEKNTIYPEIWGYDKAKGEAVMLGGPGKPYHYKARFNEMMYKWPNDAKQTKGFTPGYQSFGWGPNYTRPNWPTHLDTPPYRLNADEFLDMANYDSWGGYAKPIDKGDGTSIDLKWFDFKTLSFGIKQDSPSIPHHMDFWMDGFKKGETIIRYDLVRTKADTEASDYGHKYPKVTGFTPYGYNPRSAWPTIAEGSEEDGRVNEERINDLNDERDEITPNTCGSYYNNYGTKLPIGQLDFISHFFSDSDEFGDVKEDGQEFTENGYLQFHYTRNKYPLRFNYDPSIIRDDSYFKPTNSLDTFYEFPLKVLSPDLVDSKLDREDKEYFKDDPKNFLDDPKNLQTLGLTDLVFTDPKDGKLKVKRPDNLSDQMVFKGWALDPAGTKLVWENPKETMPFHPVNLYAKWGEPDYKWKVTFDPNGGKLRNIKEENLTTERKKIQEGDIGQEEVNTYAKKGYLKEEPTTKDGKQIFTVIQRQKLVEPVKPERKGYDFMGWEVVRYKKDNKGDYTDEVDTSYRDKYGVPELYTFGNDVVGPVYLKAIWNPNQRVDVKVVHHILDKDCKKDKEITEWLEDKRTGYYTATVGDKQGETLILAPNEELEKTTDEKIKELYKKYNDEFKFNNTYFQNQRIEPEKIKDPNTGEMIDNPAYKGNEFHFFYRPFRQREYKVNYIDERFKGKETEDGAAIIKQELVKNGNRHYDARNYRQIPGWKLVSAPQQQLFFDVNEKTNEFLGINGTGKKEITFYYKDVRVIEVPGNVDPPKGYVRVTYKIDEKDKGGAFTDKDGKSVKELHYDVIKGLKSDLLPVPQELKDGEEKVAGKYYVTPETGKKFTKWDNKPLLNKNTIINEAHEFTAYFEWSGLSASGLVRTEAFKDPNGKWTNDFAPTIEQLKKQLVWREKDQVKPLPAGTEIKLFDEAGNELKSDEDVFNLVNEKKRADTEELVRTVNVKAKVTFTNGKDPQELDIPITVYKNVYEALNKAGDKPLFLKEAEGKEAKDGGLKDILKDNTENRYIKVTIKPNKDFKNKDDKVYYVNPNAWVEIPELKVEDSEAAGTGFINWTADKAAQNEKQEKNGIFKFDKRHKFTEDTIITPVDAKDVVEQTDPNKKPDVPKSYVKVIVKTTDKATDKTAFEKTFWVNPTKEVTIDVTNPIGKTVAADTTKPGTVGYTMNFSKWETEDKAKTWEDKIVGKFEKETTIIAKYSVTPEKIKDQVPSSDTVHTPQGKTPTVDEIKGKITPPEGKTISKVTIVKDPDVNTPGDSKVQVIVEYTDGSSVGTNEKPIEIPVKVHEPIVKSNPDGSKPKDAMDNYVKVIFKAGTGGTVSGDLVYYVSPEVEVDMTNSAKAITKTPNIGYYVNGEKWTNKDNKTLKDTFKDPETEFVFNFDKSKDIVEKTDDNVKKPDGYVEVIFKTEDENKGKLDGNVKEKIYYVNPNAGIKLVKLADGKMAGEKQLAVPKTAPAANYEFDKWFEEIDTENAITSERIHVAKFKLAKVTLTYEAGEGAKGEVPAKVEVDHGTKVRLARPDKLSKDNAIFAGWKLDDDEKIYKPGDQVTLEKARTATAQWEENPHTVKFISRDVEIGQQKVKDNEKLKAVNEPKLDGKVFMGWKEKGKENEKDYFDLATPITSDKTLIAIWQDSVQKIDENDPVEKQFIKVTFLKGSHGTLKDGETSNLEKVTYKVAKGYDFEQAKAAGMTVPAIAPAKYYKAVDANKGWDNALDLTLAAGKIEKVFTALYKPKADVIPVDPKVTDEEQIKKETPEGMVLVEFKVSDDSSFYIPKNAKYYVKKETEVRVPTPVVLEKTTDTVFNGWQDVNLVEEAINPTDKDPKAKKFIWVKQSFNEDTVISDEKTFDIKLIITKPSAGDKRIYIEQMSDNSKGKIELIRNGNVIESVENKKFRRRRKEYNVFDFNNELQSGDLIRYWQESSTKISDYTTEHIN, via the coding sequence ATGAGACATTCGATTAGAAAAGAAATTAGAAGATTTCTATGCTTTTTAATGACTTTTATAATGATTTTGACATCAATGCCAGTACACTTATTGGCAGCAAATGGTAATCACGATAATTTGTCAAATAATAGAAGCGAAATCATAAACAACAAAACACCTGTTAAGGTGGCAAAACCAGAAGAGGGGAAGACGGCAGCGGATTTGATTGAAAATCCAAAACAGCAGGCTATCTACACTTTGCGCAAAGAATACAAGGTTCAAAAAGGCGACAAGTACGAGATAAATTACCAACCTTACATCGCAAGCGTGGGAGAAGCCGCATCACCAGAAGAAAAAGCTAAGGTGAAGAAAGAAATCACATTGCCTGATCTTGCGGGATATGATAAGTCACATCTAGATGACACATTTACAATCACCTACGATACTGTAAAAAATGCAGCAAATGGTAAAAACGAAACAGGCGATAAAACAAATGGATTGAAATATTCTGCAGATGAAGACTTCAGATACAAGGCAAAGTCAAATTCAATAAAAATAAAGCACCTCTTCCAAGATATGAAAGATTTTACGAAATATACAAATCCTGGTGGAGAAGATAAGCCAGAAAAGATTACAACACAAAATGGTAATACTGGTTCTACGATGGAAGTAAGTCCATTGAATGAAAACGATAGAAGAGGATTCGTGCCGGAATCAGATTTCATTACAATGAGAGTTCCAGAAGATGCGACAGATTTCATGTTGGAATACCGCTACAATCGTGCACACTACAACGTGGATTTCGACACAATGGGTGGAACAGCTCTTCCAACTAGAACTTATTACTATGACCAAGAAATTCCAAAAATAGAAAAGGAAAATATCCCGACAAAAGAAGGTTGCGTATTCAAAGGTTGGATGCCATCACACGAGATAAAGGATAAAGATGGTAAAAATTATCCAAAGGGACAAATTATTAATAAAGCCGACGGAAAACCTGCACTTGACCTTGATGTTCATCTTAAAATGCCAGCACTTTTATTGGGCACGGATATAAAATCAAGAGAAAGATTAAAATTCACAGCAGTGTGGGAGGACAAGAAAAAGGCAGACTACGCAATCCAATTCTGGGCAGAAAAGGCTGACCATGCCGATGGTGCATCACTACAAGATAAGTACGACTATATGAGCACTCGTGTCTATAAGGACAAAGACACAGGTATGAGACCGGAACTCGATAAAGAACCTGTAAATGGATTAAAATTCCCAGACCTAGACCAAGCTCGTCTAAATAAGATATGGGCCGGCACAAAATTTAATCGTGGACATGACCTTTTTCTAAACAAGTTCTATGTTTACAACAAAGATTTAACGGCCGACCAAAACAAGGACCCTGCAAATGTAAACCTAGTTAAGTCTGTGGATGCAACAGGCAAGACTGTCTACAACATATACTACGACAGACAAGTCTACGACCTATACTTTACAAAGTCCAATGCACAACCTGAAAAAAACACCATCTACCCTGAAATTTGGGGATACGACAAGGCAAAAGGAGAAGCTGTCATGTTAGGCGGCCCTGGTAAGCCATACCACTACAAGGCAAGATTCAATGAGATGATGTATAAGTGGCCTAACGATGCCAAACAAACCAAAGGATTCACTCCTGGTTATCAAAGTTTTGGTTGGGGACCAAACTATACTAGGCCAAATTGGCCGACGCATTTAGACACGCCACCTTATAGATTAAATGCCGACGAATTCCTGGACATGGCAAACTACGATTCGTGGGGCGGCTATGCGAAACCGATAGATAAGGGTGATGGAACAAGCATAGATTTGAAGTGGTTCGATTTTAAAACTCTTTCCTTCGGTATAAAACAGGATTCGCCATCCATCCCACACCACATGGACTTTTGGATGGACGGTTTCAAGAAAGGCGAAACCATTATACGCTACGACCTTGTTAGAACCAAGGCGGATACAGAAGCTTCTGACTATGGCCACAAGTATCCGAAAGTTACAGGCTTCACGCCTTATGGATATAACCCTAGAAGCGCTTGGCCAACAATTGCAGAGGGAAGCGAGGAAGATGGCCGTGTGAATGAGGAAAGAATTAATGATTTAAATGATGAGCGTGATGAAATCACTCCTAACACTTGTGGGTCATACTATAACAACTACGGAACTAAACTTCCTATAGGTCAACTAGATTTTATATCACACTTTTTTAGCGATTCCGATGAATTTGGGGACGTAAAGGAAGATGGTCAAGAATTTACAGAAAACGGATATCTTCAATTCCACTACACTCGTAACAAGTATCCATTGAGATTTAATTACGACCCATCAATTATTAGGGATGATAGTTATTTTAAACCTACTAACTCATTAGATACTTTCTACGAATTTCCATTAAAGGTTTTGAGCCCTGATTTGGTAGATTCAAAACTAGATAGGGAAGATAAAGAGTATTTTAAAGATGACCCGAAAAACTTCTTGGACGATCCTAAAAACCTACAAACACTAGGACTAACAGATCTTGTATTCACTGATCCAAAAGATGGCAAACTAAAGGTTAAAAGACCGGACAATCTTTCAGATCAAATGGTATTCAAAGGATGGGCACTAGACCCAGCAGGAACAAAACTTGTTTGGGAAAATCCAAAAGAAACAATGCCTTTCCACCCAGTTAACCTTTACGCAAAATGGGGAGAACCAGATTACAAGTGGAAAGTAACATTTGATCCGAACGGTGGAAAATTAAGAAATATTAAAGAAGAGAACTTAACAACTGAACGCAAGAAAATCCAAGAAGGTGACATTGGACAAGAAGAAGTCAACACCTATGCGAAAAAAGGCTATTTAAAAGAAGAACCTACAACAAAAGATGGCAAGCAAATCTTTACAGTAATCCAACGACAAAAACTTGTAGAACCAGTAAAACCTGAAAGAAAAGGCTACGATTTTATGGGTTGGGAAGTCGTTCGTTACAAGAAAGATAATAAGGGCGATTATACAGATGAAGTTGACACTTCTTATCGTGATAAATATGGGGTACCAGAACTTTATACATTCGGAAATGACGTTGTAGGACCAGTGTATTTGAAAGCTATTTGGAATCCAAACCAAAGAGTAGACGTAAAAGTTGTTCATCACATTCTAGACAAGGATTGTAAAAAAGATAAGGAAATAACAGAATGGCTAGAAGATAAGAGGACTGGTTACTACACAGCAACTGTTGGGGATAAACAAGGCGAAACATTAATCCTTGCTCCTAATGAAGAATTAGAAAAGACAACAGATGAAAAAATCAAAGAATTATATAAAAAATATAATGATGAATTCAAATTCAACAACACCTACTTCCAAAACCAACGTATAGAACCAGAAAAGATCAAAGATCCTAACACAGGAGAAATGATTGATAACCCTGCTTACAAGGGAAATGAATTCCACTTCTTCTACAGACCATTCAGACAACGTGAATACAAGGTCAACTATATAGATGAAAGATTTAAAGGCAAAGAAACAGAAGATGGTGCGGCTATTATTAAACAAGAACTTGTTAAAAATGGTAACCGTCACTACGACGCAAGAAACTATAGGCAAATACCAGGTTGGAAACTTGTAAGTGCACCACAACAACAACTATTCTTTGATGTAAATGAAAAAACAAATGAATTCTTAGGCATCAACGGCACAGGTAAAAAAGAAATTACCTTCTATTATAAAGACGTAAGAGTAATAGAAGTTCCAGGAAATGTTGATCCACCGAAAGGTTATGTCAGAGTGACATACAAGATTGATGAAAAAGACAAGGGTGGAGCGTTCACTGACAAGGACGGAAAATCTGTAAAAGAATTACACTACGATGTAATCAAAGGACTTAAGTCAGATTTGCTTCCAGTTCCACAAGAACTTAAAGACGGCGAAGAAAAAGTTGCTGGCAAGTATTATGTAACACCAGAAACTGGCAAGAAATTTACTAAATGGGACAACAAACCACTATTAAATAAAAACACAATCATAAACGAAGCTCACGAATTTACAGCATACTTCGAATGGTCAGGCTTATCAGCATCTGGCCTAGTAAGAACAGAAGCATTCAAAGATCCTAATGGAAAATGGACTAACGACTTTGCTCCTACTATTGAACAGTTAAAGAAACAACTTGTTTGGAGAGAAAAAGACCAAGTAAAACCACTTCCAGCAGGAACTGAAATAAAACTATTCGATGAAGCTGGAAATGAATTAAAGTCAGACGAAGATGTGTTCAATCTTGTAAACGAAAAGAAAAGAGCCGACACAGAAGAACTTGTTCGCACAGTGAATGTCAAGGCTAAGGTTACTTTTACAAATGGTAAAGACCCACAAGAACTTGATATACCAATTACAGTTTACAAGAACGTCTACGAAGCTCTTAACAAGGCTGGCGACAAACCACTATTCTTAAAAGAAGCTGAAGGAAAAGAAGCAAAAGACGGTGGCTTAAAAGACATTTTAAAAGACAATACAGAAAACAGATATATCAAAGTTACAATTAAACCAAACAAAGACTTTAAAAACAAAGACGATAAGGTTTACTATGTAAATCCTAATGCTTGGGTTGAAATTCCTGAATTAAAGGTTGAAGACTCTGAAGCAGCAGGCACTGGATTTATCAATTGGACAGCGGACAAGGCTGCACAAAACGAAAAACAAGAAAAAAATGGAATCTTCAAATTTGACAAGCGTCATAAATTTACAGAAGATACAATAATTACACCAGTTGATGCTAAGGATGTTGTTGAACAAACAGATCCAAACAAGAAACCAGATGTACCAAAATCTTATGTAAAAGTAATCGTCAAGACAACAGATAAGGCTACAGACAAAACAGCGTTTGAAAAAACATTCTGGGTTAACCCAACTAAGGAAGTAACTATAGATGTAACAAATCCTATAGGTAAAACAGTAGCAGCAGATACTACAAAACCAGGAACAGTTGGATATACAATGAATTTCTCTAAGTGGGAAACAGAAGACAAGGCAAAAACTTGGGAAGATAAGATAGTAGGAAAATTTGAAAAAGAAACTACAATTATTGCAAAATATTCTGTAACACCTGAAAAGATAAAAGACCAAGTACCAAGTTCAGATACAGTTCACACACCACAAGGAAAAACACCGACAGTTGATGAAATTAAAGGAAAAATTACTCCTCCTGAAGGAAAAACTATTAGCAAAGTAACAATAGTTAAAGACCCAGATGTTAATACACCTGGAGATAGTAAGGTACAAGTAATAGTAGAATATACTGACGGATCAAGCGTTGGAACAAACGAAAAACCAATCGAAATTCCAGTTAAAGTACACGAACCTATAGTTAAATCTAATCCAGATGGTAGCAAGCCAAAAGATGCAATGGACAATTATGTAAAAGTAATCTTCAAAGCAGGAACAGGTGGAACAGTATCTGGCGACTTAGTTTACTATGTATCTCCAGAAGTTGAAGTAGACATGACAAATTCAGCTAAAGCTATTACGAAGACTCCAAACATTGGATACTATGTCAATGGTGAAAAGTGGACTAACAAAGATAATAAAACTTTGAAAGACACATTTAAAGATCCAGAAACAGAATTTGTATTTAACTTTGATAAGTCAAAAGATATAGTAGAAAAAACAGACGACAATGTTAAAAAACCAGACGGATATGTAGAAGTTATTTTCAAGACAGAAGATGAAAACAAAGGTAAACTTGATGGAAATGTTAAAGAAAAAATCTACTACGTAAATCCAAATGCTGGAATTAAGCTTGTTAAATTAGCAGATGGTAAAATGGCTGGTGAAAAACAACTTGCAGTACCAAAAACTGCTCCTGCAGCAAACTATGAATTTGATAAATGGTTTGAAGAAATTGACACTGAAAATGCAATCACAAGCGAAAGAATACATGTAGCTAAATTTAAGTTAGCTAAAGTAACATTAACTTATGAAGCAGGCGAAGGAGCAAAAGGCGAAGTACCAGCAAAAGTTGAAGTTGACCATGGTACAAAGGTACGACTTGCAAGACCAGATAAATTATCAAAAGACAATGCTATATTTGCAGGTTGGAAACTTGATGATGATGAAAAAATCTACAAACCAGGCGACCAAGTAACACTTGAAAAAGCAAGAACAGCCACTGCACAATGGGAAGAAAATCCTCATACAGTCAAATTTATTTCTAGAGATGTAGAAATCGGTCAACAAAAAGTTAAAGATAATGAAAAATTGAAAGCAGTAAATGAACCAAAACTAGATGGAAAAGTCTTTATGGGTTGGAAAGAAAAAGGCAAAGAAAACGAAAAAGATTACTTTGACTTGGCAACGCCAATAACATCAGACAAAACATTAATAGCAATTTGGCAAGATTCAGTTCAAAAGATTGATGAAAATGACCCGGTTGAAAAACAATTTATCAAGGTAACTTTCTTAAAAGGTTCACATGGAACATTAAAGGACGGAGAAACTTCAAACCTTGAAAAAGTAACTTACAAAGTTGCAAAAGGCTATGATTTTGAACAAGCAAAAGCAGCAGGAATGACAGTTCCAGCAATCGCCCCAGCAAAATACTACAAAGCAGTAGATGCAAATAAAGGTTGGGACAATGCACTTGACTTGACACTTGCAGCTGGAAAAATAGAAAAAGTCTTCACAGCACTCTACAAACCAAAAGCAGACGTAATACCAGTAGATCCAAAAGTTACAGACGAAGAACAAATTAAAAAAGAAACACCAGAAGGAATGGTTCTAGTAGAATTTAAAGTTTCTGATGACAGTAGTTTCTACATTCCAAAAAACGCTAAATACTATGTCAAGAAAGAAACAGAAGTTAGAGTACCAACACCAGTTGTTTTGGAAAAAACTACTGATACTGTATTTAATGGATGGCAAGATGTTAATTTAGTAGAAGAAGCCATTAATCCAACTGACAAAGATCCAAAAGCGAAAAAATTCATATGGGTAAAACAATCATTTAATGAAGATACAGTAATCAGTGATGAAAAAACATTCGATATTAAACTAATAATTACAAAACCATCAGCAGGAGATAAGAGAATTTATATCGAACAAATGTCTGATAATTCAAAAGGTAAAATTGAACTTATAAGAAATGGCAATGTAATAGAATCTGTAGAAAATAAAAAGTTCAGGAGAAGAAGAAAAGAATACAATGTATTTGACTTCAACAATGAGTTACAATCTGGCGACTTAATAAGATATTGGCAAGAAAGCTCGACTAAAATATCAGATTATACGACAGAACACATTAACTAG